Proteins from a genomic interval of Xiphophorus maculatus strain JP 163 A chromosome 7, X_maculatus-5.0-male, whole genome shotgun sequence:
- the LOC102232610 gene encoding double-stranded RNA-specific editase 1-like — protein MDVDEEENMSSSSTDVKENRNLDNVSCKDGMGVGDQLPNGSGHGSRKRPLEEGNNGHAHSKFRAKKRKKTPGPVLPKNALMQLNEIKPGLQYKLLSQTGPVHAPVFVMTVEVNGQMFEGMGPTKKKAKLNAAEKALRSFVQFPNASEAHLAMGRTLTVNTDFTSDQADFPDMLFNGFETPAPPEESFYLGSNGTNSLGEYPLPTPPGSNLVQAPLPSPSAFSSPSTGKNPVMILNELRPGLKYDFVSESGESHAKNFVMSVTVDSETFEGSGRNKKLAKARAAQAALSALFNMQLDQTPSRQPIPREGLQLHLPQVLADAVSRLVVDKFSELTDNFTSPHARRKVLAGVVMTTGTDVKEAQVICVSTGTKCINGEYMSDRGLALNDCHAEIIARRSLIRYLYTQLEFYLSNIKEDHHKSIFVPCDKGGYRLQDNVQFHLYISTSPCGDARIFSPHEAGVEDQGDRHPNRKARGQLRTKIESGEGTIPVRSSNTIQTWDGVLQGERLLTMSCSDKIARWNVVGIQGSLMSYFTEPIYFSSIILGSLYHADHLSRAMYQRIADIEDLPQQFTLNRPLLSGISNAEARQPGKAPNFSVNWTVGDQALEVINATTGKDDMGRPSRLCKHALYSRWVRLHSKLSSILRIKVPKPSSYHDAKQAAMEYHSAKKALIKAFHKAGLGAWVKKPIEQDQFTLSS, from the exons GTTCAAGCAGCACAGACGTTAAGGAAAACCGAAACCTGGACAACGTGTCCTGCAAAGACGGGATGGGAGTCGGTGATCAGCTCCCCAATGGAAGCGGCCATGGCAGTCGAAAGCGCCCCTTAGAGGAGGGCAACAATGGCCACGCACATTCCAAGTTCCGAGCCAAGAAGCGCAAGAAAACACCTGGACCGGTGCTGCCTAAGAATGCTCTGATGCAGCTGAATGAGATCAAACCAGGTCTCCAGTACAAACTGCTGTCTCAGACTGGGCCGGTCCATGCACCAGTGTTTGTCATGACTGTGGAGGTCAATGGGCAAATGTTTGAGGGCATGGGTCCAACCAAGAAGAAAGCTAAACTAAATGCAGCTGAGAAAGCGCTGCGTTCCTTTGTTCAGTTTCCCAATGCGTCTGAGGCTCACCTGGCCATGGGCCGTACACTTACAGTGAATACAGACTTTACATCAGATCAAGCGGACTTCCCTGACATGCTCTTCAATGGTTTTGAGACACCAGCTCCTCCTGAAGAATCCTTCTATCTAGGCTCCAACGGTACAAACTCACTAGGGGAGTATCCATTACCCACACCACCTGGCAGCAACCTTGTCCAGGCTCCGTTGCCCTCTCCATCTGCATTCAGCTCACCCTCCACTGGCAAAAACCCGGTCATGATCCTCAATGAGCTCAGGCCAGGCCTCAAATATGACTTTGTCTCAGAGAGTGGTGAGAGTCACGCCAAGAATTTTGTGATGTCAGTAACTGTGGACTCAGAGACGTTTGAAGGCTCAGGGCGCAACAAAAAGCTGGCTAAAGCCCGGGCAGCACAGGCCGCCCTCTCTGCTCTCTTCAACATGCAGCTAGACCAGACACCGTCCAGGCAACCCATACCAAGAGAGGGGTTGCAACTTCACCTTCCCCAG GTTCTGGCTGACGCCGTCTCTCGCCTGGTGGTGGATAAGTTCAGTGAGCTGACAGACAACTTCACCTCCCCTCATGCACGAAGAAAAGTCCTGGCAGGAGTCGTCATGACAACAG GGACTGATGTGAAGGAAGCACAGGTCATCTGTGTCTCCACGGGAACCAAGTGCATCAACGGTGAGTACATGAGTGACCGCGGCCTGGCACTAAACGACTGCCATGCAGAGATAATCGCCCGACGCTCGCTCATCAGGTACCTCTACACCCAGCTGGAGTTCTACCTCAG CAACATAAAAGAGGACCATCACAAGTCCATATTTGTGCCATGTGACAAAGGAGGCTACAGGTTACAGGACAACGTTCAGTTTCACCTCTACATCAGCACCTCGCCCTGCGGAGACGCCAGGATTTTCTCTCCGCACGAAGCCGGAGTGGAAG ATCAGGGAGACCGGCACCCAAACCGCAAAGCAAGAGGCCAACTCAGGACCAAAATAGAGTCAGGGGAGGGCACCATTCCTGTACGGTCCAGTAACACCATCCAGACCTGGGACGGTGTGCTTCAAGGAGAGAGGTTGCTCACCATGTCCTGCAGTGACAAGATCGCAAG GTGGAATGTGGTGGGCATCCAGGGCTCTTTAATGAGCTACTTCACCGAGCCCATCTACTTCTCCAGCATCATCCTCGGCAGCCTTTACCATGCCGACCACCTCTCCAGGGCCATGTACCAGCGCATTGCAGATATCGAGGACCTGCCCCAGCAGTTCACCCTCAACAGGCCTCTACTCAGCG GTATAAGCAACGCTGAGGCTAGACAGCCGGGCAAGGCGCCGAACTTCAGCGTGAATTGGACTGTCGGCGATCAGGCACTGGAGGTGATCAACGCCACCACGGGGAAGGACGATATGGGCCGGCCTTCCAGACTCTGCAAACACGCCCTCTACAGCCGCTGGGTGCGCCTGCACTCGAAG CTGTCATCCATCCTGCGGATCAAAGTGCCCAAGCCCAGCTCATACCATGATGCCAAGCAGGCGGCCATGGAGTACCACTCTGCTAAAAAGGCCCTCATCAAGGCCTTCCACAAGGCTGGCCTGGGGGCCTGGGTCAAAAAGCCCATCGAGCAAGACCAGTTCACCCTCAGCTCCTGA
- the LOC102233236 gene encoding anterior gradient protein 3-like isoform X2: MGRGAMLRWVVLALFISLCAIAEAQNKKKVKTATAPLSRGWGKNIKWVKSFEEGLSESAKSQKPLMVIHHLDNCPHSKALKEAFVADKSIQKMAKDDFIMLNVVEEIGDKHLAPDGYYVPRILFVDPSQTVRADIVGKYEERLYTYGPDEMELLAANMKKVKLLLHSEL, encoded by the exons GTCGGGGAGCGATGCTTCGCTGGGTCGTGCTTGCTTTGTTCATCAGCCTCTGTGCCATTGCTGAggcacagaataaaaaaaaggtgaagaCTGCGACTGCGCCCCTGTCAAGAG gatgggggaaaaatataaaatgggtCAAAAGTTTTGAAGAGGGCCTGTCAGAAAGTGCCAAGAG TCAGAAACCACTGATGGTCATTCATCATCTAGACAACTGCCCACACAGTAAAG CTCTGAAGGAGGCATTTGTTGCTGATAAATCCATCCAGAAAATGGCCAAAGATGACTTCATCATGCTTAACGTGGTG GAGGAAATTGGGGACAAGCATCTGGCTCCTGATGGCTATTATGTTCCCAGAATCCTCTTTGTTG ATCCATCTCAGACTGTGCGCGCAGATATTGTGGGGAAATACGAAGAGCGTCTCTACACCTACGGCCCAGATGAGATGGAGCTCT TGGCAGCAAACATGAAGAAAGTCAAACTCCTGCTGCACAGTGAACTCTGA
- the LOC102233236 gene encoding anterior gradient protein 3-like isoform X1 — translation MNRPHGGGFFLSLGRGAMLRWVVLALFISLCAIAEAQNKKKVKTATAPLSRGWGKNIKWVKSFEEGLSESAKSQKPLMVIHHLDNCPHSKALKEAFVADKSIQKMAKDDFIMLNVVEEIGDKHLAPDGYYVPRILFVDPSQTVRADIVGKYEERLYTYGPDEMELLAANMKKVKLLLHSEL, via the exons ATGAACAGACCACACGGTGGAGGATTCTTCCTCTCATTGG GTCGGGGAGCGATGCTTCGCTGGGTCGTGCTTGCTTTGTTCATCAGCCTCTGTGCCATTGCTGAggcacagaataaaaaaaaggtgaagaCTGCGACTGCGCCCCTGTCAAGAG gatgggggaaaaatataaaatgggtCAAAAGTTTTGAAGAGGGCCTGTCAGAAAGTGCCAAGAG TCAGAAACCACTGATGGTCATTCATCATCTAGACAACTGCCCACACAGTAAAG CTCTGAAGGAGGCATTTGTTGCTGATAAATCCATCCAGAAAATGGCCAAAGATGACTTCATCATGCTTAACGTGGTG GAGGAAATTGGGGACAAGCATCTGGCTCCTGATGGCTATTATGTTCCCAGAATCCTCTTTGTTG ATCCATCTCAGACTGTGCGCGCAGATATTGTGGGGAAATACGAAGAGCGTCTCTACACCTACGGCCCAGATGAGATGGAGCTCT TGGCAGCAAACATGAAGAAAGTCAAACTCCTGCTGCACAGTGAACTCTGA
- the LOC102233236 gene encoding anterior gradient protein 3-like isoform X3, with protein sequence MLRWVVLALFISLCAIAEAQNKKKVKTATAPLSRGWGKNIKWVKSFEEGLSESAKSQKPLMVIHHLDNCPHSKALKEAFVADKSIQKMAKDDFIMLNVVEEIGDKHLAPDGYYVPRILFVDPSQTVRADIVGKYEERLYTYGPDEMELLAANMKKVKLLLHSEL encoded by the exons ATGCTTCGCTGGGTCGTGCTTGCTTTGTTCATCAGCCTCTGTGCCATTGCTGAggcacagaataaaaaaaaggtgaagaCTGCGACTGCGCCCCTGTCAAGAG gatgggggaaaaatataaaatgggtCAAAAGTTTTGAAGAGGGCCTGTCAGAAAGTGCCAAGAG TCAGAAACCACTGATGGTCATTCATCATCTAGACAACTGCCCACACAGTAAAG CTCTGAAGGAGGCATTTGTTGCTGATAAATCCATCCAGAAAATGGCCAAAGATGACTTCATCATGCTTAACGTGGTG GAGGAAATTGGGGACAAGCATCTGGCTCCTGATGGCTATTATGTTCCCAGAATCCTCTTTGTTG ATCCATCTCAGACTGTGCGCGCAGATATTGTGGGGAAATACGAAGAGCGTCTCTACACCTACGGCCCAGATGAGATGGAGCTCT TGGCAGCAAACATGAAGAAAGTCAAACTCCTGCTGCACAGTGAACTCTGA